One Panicum virgatum strain AP13 chromosome 9K, P.virgatum_v5, whole genome shotgun sequence genomic region harbors:
- the LOC120651694 gene encoding uncharacterized protein LOC120651694 isoform X9: MDHDDSDFQSQNFQLAGEDSNRFPSGLRPFALPKLDIEDQLQGHLRFDNLIDSEAFFSVQGHESNWIEVLSTGSSVVDFSSSAAESCSKTNNVWSEATSTESVEMLLKSVGENETTGNMDSNAHLQLSGMDSQIDQSIVHPESTNSPTDGTVVPTEKDQSESTHSRMTDDPDHSESTHSRMAADPSNTDPQLERFASLSMDKKSEQAAGSVAEKCIASEKLSSSINTSGSCPAVCSYFEGVQDDLSLDKLNVPSAKVDSRNEPFTGLAPLQNIYVTDSYHFEQDNKESEVDVAPQDPKVCHFNENKVEGGLTELQNLSCAGQSLGTVNLSSQVSNETLLPESSDGLLEAITNPVKLHRSDGTCNIVSSTLQPSFSQVQHGTEGLSNSVDRSNELIVNEFGISSNSAPCHRSEADSRNSNPHLVSSLSPERKVADATGVPEETMTAGPSSTNISCTGDESKLEVLEHHKDSVDNLESAALEEKTIEKIPVVSGNMEQMVENNHEENASGATDTSKDKVDSSDSIVPENSSADAFNASEDPKIPSINYEGSFNERDTPGIEEEPDSSHLFLSTSGPHEKMSAPVISSSSGITSTTVTDTSGTPGDKNGCSIGVSAADTSVLPDERDLIVSGMNHDVPSKEGTKSTLGDEDNNVIYPGSEPGGVMSAVPVGSNIDVYGSTVSVAKKEEYKEQANSLGGLTTGETQDKSGNHPDASSPKCQTDRSSIQCEHHTDPATPPALGISSGEVAEKVVETPQNASNDLNVHVQEDAVLSHGTDHSPGTVTSQGKVGSSIVEPGHGNGICTSATCGSPSVISCSEPSPQEAGQGSDALLHHAQDGQSGDPKDCEASADAAQSSKQCSTRNVESAPGSKETKTAGGDKSFSFEVGAPPNASEKAPSPVWSPFPRYTASQSTEITQENPQPGSSLKSISDVSKETSIAKAGKEQLSERKVGESAGGPSDKANIDDNTKSNSSPPEQSQQHPTPECSDSVNFPFTDPQHVQLRAQIFVYGALIQGTPPGEAYMVAAFGESGGDVKPTWEAAWRSALERFQYQKSLYTGLETPTSSRIGSSVPEKANKGTTVRTAPASKKGGKTVVPTHSTANLHSPIFNVPLGSSTSTFNLQRAWLIPPQNLIFDSSMQAAGPTNETAKGASSKNISISHTVSPALVPPSPAPSIVSSPVAVVDDEKQKAPPSGSKHGTASQKPRKRKKASASPEQQSVIASPQLKDVTSSTPAAKHTSGFTLSTHSPSNALVSRVVPNTGQITPLPNYQITGGMNSEQRIIFSEQIRGAIEQSTGQVKGASMHSVEAVRHKEGIWSHLSTISRNKLPREVEEKLISAAAAAEAAVSVAKAAAEAAKMASEAALQAKMMAEEALSSSTSLKSMHHETGEFGISSNPPGLSSSTPASSLKIKDSSRTSGSIISVAREAARKRVEEASAAAKRAENLDAILRAAELAAEAVYRAGTIIGMGEPLPFTLRELLEAGPDGYWKSESVRNKAGSGNHNPVTETLEVDAPANFSKSGRKRGRKPKYDQAIPNLEPSSSGKELPPEGIHSGHGVEDVPTTMAFDGNRNSTAPISFIWNGIEKGSAVEVLSDKGGFGVAWFSAKVVDIKDYIAFVSFDNHNGTDPHEVQVPLRQDGDKPPQIRLPHPATLSKFKTRKRRRETAGSCLWVIGDRVDAWVNDSWREGVIAQNYEGDETKYVVQFSVGGGGESLVVDAWNLRPSRVWKDGQWTEWSRARERKSKSNKGDSPLEKRQRTDLLQAGGDLSIVGEAGGPSKDKNTNNTKKPEELKPLALSQREMVFNVGKSVVENKSDALAFKRPGLQKEGSKVVYGVPKHGKKKKFMEVSKHYDAGQSDKISESNASSRFAKHSMPQLPRPRENTSKVDHNRGRRVAEMRSRIPKPTKSQNVAANSVPDKDSLPMSIPNSGVSERSFTFAESNTSTSNTKKPTVEKNNSVLGTGLRTEVPSVSEMQAASTDPTSKQNVSTNNRAKRKYVPAVGNVNRSTLRTSEKTSSDSGEPQRTSSGSAEPRRSNRRIQPTSRLLEGLQSSLIISKVPGEKVPRSNYRSASSRGRAHG; the protein is encoded by the exons ATGGATCATGACGATAGTGATTTTCAGAGCCAAAACTTTCAACTAGCTGGTGAAGACAGTAACAGGTTCCCTTCAGGTTTGCGGCCATTTGCACTCCCAAAACTTGATATCGAGGACCAGCTACAAGGCCATCTTCGATTTGATAATTTGATAGATTCAGAAGCATTTTTCAGCGTACAAGGGCACGAGAGTAATTGGATTGAGGTTTTGTCCACTGGAAGCAGTGTTGTTGATTTTAGCTCCAGTGCTGCTGAATCGTGCTCGAAGACTAATAATGTCTGGTCAGAGGCAACATCCACGGAATCTGTGGAAATGTTATTGAAATCAGTTGGAGAAAACGAGACAACTGGTAACATGGACAGTAATGCACACCTTCAGTTAAGTGGTATGGACAGTCAAATTGATCAGTCAATCGTGCATCCTGAATCAACTAACTCTCCGACAGATGGTACTGTAGTGCCAACTGAAAAAGATCAGTCTGAGAGCACTCATTCTAGAATGACTGACGATCCTGATCATTCTGAGAGCACTCATTCTAGAATGGCTGCTGACCCTTCAAACACCGATCCCCAGCTTGAGCGTTTTGCTTCTTTATCGATGGACAAGAAATCTGAGCAGGCAGCAGGTTCTGTTGCTGAGAAGTGCATAGCAAGTGAGAAGCTGTCCTCTTCAATTAACACATCAGGAAGCTGCCCAGCTGTTTGCAGCTATTTTGAAGGAGTTCAGGACGACCTTTCTCTGGACAAACTCAATGTACCCTCCGCCAAAGTTGATTCTAGGAATGAACCTTTCACAGGGTTGGCTCCCCTTCAGAACATATATGTCACTGATTCATATCACTTTGAACAGGATAATAAAGAATCAGAGGTTGATGTTGCACCTCAGGATCCGAAGGTTTGCCATTTTAATGAAAATAAAGTTGAAGGAGGACTAACTGAACTACAAAATTTGTCCTGTGCTGGTCAGTCTTTGGGCACTGTGAACTTGTCCAGTCAAGTTAGCAATGAAACTCTATTGCCAGAAAGTTCTGATGGATTGCTAGAAGCTATCACAAATCCAGTTAAGCTGCACAGAAGTGATGGTACTTGTAATATAGTCAGCAGCACTCTTCAACCATCTTTTTCCCAAGTGCAACATGGAACTGAAGGTCTGAGTAATTCAGTTGACAGGAGCAATGAACTCATCGTCAACGAGTTTGGCATTAGTTCAAATTCTGCTCCATGTCACCGATCTGAGGCAGACTCACGAAATTCTAATCCTCATCTTGTCAGTTCTCTGTCTCCCGAAAGAAAGGTCGCTGATGCCACTGGTGTTCCTGAAGAAACAATGACTGCTGGACCCAGTAGTACAAATATCAGCTGTACTGGTGATGAATCAAAACTTGAAGTGTTGGAGCACCATAAAGATTCTGTTGATAACCTAGAAAGTGCTGCATTGGAAGAAAAGACAATTGAGAAAATACCTGTAGTTTCAGGAAATATGGAGCAAATGGTGGAAAATAACCATGAAGAAAATGCTAGTGGTGCTACAGATACATCAAAAGATAAGGTTGACTCTTCTGACAGTATTGTACCTGAAAACTCTTCAGCTGATGCTTTCAATGCTTCAGAGGATCCAAAAATTCCCTCAATAAATTATGAGGGGTCATTCAATGAACGTGATACTCCTGGTATAGAAGAGGAGCCTGATAGCTCGCATTTGTTCCTTTCTACTTCTGGGCCTCATGAGAAAATGTCAGCACCGGTGATCAGTTCAAGCAGTGGCATCACTTCTACCACTGTTACTGACACTTCTGGGACTCCAGGAGATAAAAATGGCTGTTCAATAGGTGTTTCTGCTGCTGATACTTCTGTTTTACCTGATGAGAGGGATTTGATTGTTTCGGGAATGAATCATGATGTGCCATCCAAGGAAGGTACTAAATCCACTTTAGGAGATGAGGACAACAATGTTATTTATCCTGGCTCTGAACCAGGTGGGGTAATGTCAGCTGTGCCTGTGGGCTCAAACATTGATGTTTATGGTAGTACTGTTTCTGTTGCAAAAAAGGAGGAATACAAAGAGCAGGCTAATTCTTTGGGTGGTTTGACCACAGGAGAAACTCAGGATAAATCAG GTAACCATCCAGATGCTTCTTCACCAAAATGCCAGACTGATAGATCTTCGATACAATGTGAACATCATACAGATCCAGCCACACCACCTGCATTAGGCATCTCAAGTGGCGAGGTTGCTGAAAAGGTTGTAGAAACTCCACAAAATGCAAGCAATGATTTGAATGTACATGTGCAAG AAGATGCAGTGTTAAGTCATGGTACAGATCATAGTCCTGGTACTGTTACTTCCCAGGGCAAGGTAGGCTCAAGCATAGTGGAACCTGGCCATGGTAATGGAATCTGTACCAGTGCTACATGTGGCTCCCCTTCAGTGATTAGTTGCTCCGAACCCTCTCCCCAGGAAGCTGGACAGGGCAGTGATGCACTACTTCATCATGCACAAGATGGGCAGTCTGGGGATCCAAAAGATTGTGAAGCATCTGCAGATGCTGCTCAGAGCTCAAAACAATGTTCTACTAGAAATGTAGAATCTGCTCCTGGTTCTAAGGAGACTAAGACAGCAGGAGGTGATAAAAGCTTCTCATTTGAGGTGGGAGCTCCACCAAATGCATCTGAGAAAGCTCCTAGCCCTGTTTGGAGCCCGTTCCCTAGATACACAGCTTCTCAGAGTACCGAG ATAACCCAAGAAAATCCTCAACCTGGAAGTTCATTGAAGAGTATCAGTGATGTTAGTAAGGAAACATCTATTGCAAAGGCTGGTAAAGAACAGCTGTCAGAAAGGAAAGTGGGTGAAAGTGCTGGGGGGCCGTCAGACAAAGCTAACATTGACGATAACACTAAGAGTAACAGTTCACCGCCAGAGCAGTCACAGCAGCATCCAACCCCTGAGTGTTCTG ATTCGGTGAATTTTCCGTTCACAGATCCACAGCATGTGCAGCTACGTGCACAGATTTTTGTTTATGGAGCTCTTAT TCAAGGAACACCGCCAGGAGAGGCTTACATGGTGGCAGCTTTCGGAGAGTCTG GTGGTGATGTTAAACCTACATGGGAGGCAGCTTGGCGATCTGCTCTTGAAAGATTTCAGTACCAAAAATCACTTTATACTGGTTTAGAGACCCCCACGAGTTCACGTATAG GTAGTTCTGTGCCTGAAAAAGCTAATAAGGGTACAACAGTTAGAACTGCACCAGCTAGCAAAAAGGGTGGCAAAACTGTGGTACCAACACATTCTACTGCAAACCTGCACTCTCCAATTTTTAATGTGCCTCTCGGTAGTTCTACTTCTACGTTTAACCTGCAACGAG CCTGGCTGATTCCTCCACAAAACTTAATATTTGATTCATCGATGCAAGCTGCTGGTCCTACAAATGAAACTGCAAAGGGGGCATCATCCAAAAATATATCCATTTCGCATACTGTTTCGCCTGCTTTAGTTCCACCTAGTCCGGCACCGTCTATTGTTTCTTCTCCAGTGGCGGTTGTGGATGATGAAAAGCAGAAGGCACCACCTTCTGGCTCTAAGCATGGAACAGCATCACAAAagccaagaaaaagaaagaaagcttCAGCAAGTCCAGAACAGCAATCTGTCATTGCCTCCCCTCAGCTCAAAGACGTTACGTCTTCTACTCCTGCCGCTAAGCACACATCAGGATTCACTTTATCTACCCATTCTCCAAGTAATGCTTTGGTTAGTAGGGTTGTTCCTAACACAGGTCAGATCACCCCTTTACCTAACTACCAGATCACTGGTGGTATGAATAGTGAGCAAAGAATCATCTTTTCAGAACAGATCCGTGGTGCAATAGAACAATCAACTGGACAAGTCAAAGGTGCAAGTATGCACTCAGTGGAGGCAGTTAGGCATAAAGAAGGTATATGGAGCCATCTATCCACAATCTCAAGAAACAAGTTACCTCGTGAAGTGGAAGAGAAGCTTATCtcagctgcagctgctgctgaagCAGCAGTTTCTGTTGCAAAGGCAGCTGCAGAAGCTGCCAAGATGGCGTCAGAGGCTGCATTGCAGGCGAAGATGATGGCAGAGGAAGCACTTAGCTCTTCTACATCTCTAAAGTCCATGCATCACGAAACTGGTGAGTTTGGTATCAGTAGCAATCCACCTGGACTGTCAAGTTCAACACCAGCATCATCTTTGAAAATTAAGGACAGCAGTCGTACCTCGGGTTCCATCATTTCAGTGGCACGGGAGGCTGCTAGAAAGAGGGTTGAAGAGGCATCTGCAGCTGCAAAACGTGCAGAAAACTTGGATGCCATACTGAGAGCTGCGGAGCTCGCTGCGGAGGCTGTGTACAGAGCTGGAACTATTATTGGAATGGGTGAACCATTACCTTTTACTCTAAGGGAGCTTTTAGAAGCTGGCCCGGATGGCTACTGGAAGTCTGAGAGTGTGAGGAATAAAGCTGGAAGTGGTAATCACAATCCAGTAACAGAAACATTGGAGGTAGATGCACCTGCTAATTTCAGTAAATCTGGCAGAAAGCGTGGTCGGAAACCTAAGTATGATCAAGCAATACCAAATTTGGAGCCATCTTCGAGTGGCAAAGAATTGCCGCCAGAAGGAATACACTCAG GGCATGGGGTTGAAGATGTTCCCACCACTATGGCGTTTGATGGTAACAGAAATAGTACAGCACCAATAAGCTTTATCTGGAATGGCATTGAAAAGGGATCTGCTGTTGAG GTATTATCTGACAAGGGTGGGTTTGGAGTAGCTTGGTTTTCTGCCAAGGTTGTCGATATAAAAGATTATATCGCATTTGTCAGTTTTGACAATCACAACG GAACTGATCCTCATGAAGTACAGGTGCCATTGAGACAAGACGGGGATAAACCGCCTCAAATACGTCTTCCTCACCCTGCTACCCTTTCCAAATTCAAAACTAGGAAACGGCGCAGGGAAACAGCAGGGAGTTGTTTATGGGTTATTGGAGATCGTGTAGATGCTTGGGTCAACGATAG TTGGCGTGAGGGAGTTATTGCTCAGAATTATGAGGGTGATGAGACAAAGTATGTTGTACAATTTTCAG ttggaggtggtggtgaGTCATTGGTTGTTGACGCTTGGAATCTTCGTCCATCACGTGTTTGGAAAGATGGTCAATGGACAGAGTGGTCCCGAGCAAGAGAAAGGAAATCTAAATCTAATAAG GGTGATTCACCTCTTGAGAAACGCCAAAGGACAGACCTGCTTCAAGCAGGTGGCGATCTATCTATTGTTGGTGAAGCAGGGGGTCCCTCCAAGGATAAGAATACCAACAATACAAAAAAGCCGGAGGAGCTAAAGCCATTGGCTTTGTCTCAGAGGGAAATGGTTTTCAACGTTGGGAAGAGTGTAGTTGAAAATAAATCTGATGCTCTTGCATTCAAACGGCCTGGATTGCAGAAAGAAGGATCAAAAGTCGTCTACGGCGTTCCAAAACatggaaagaagaagaagtttaTGGAAGTAAGCAAACATTATGATGCAGGCCAATCTGACAAGATTTCTGAGAGCAATGCATCTAGCAGATTTGCAAAACATTCAATGCCACAATTGCCAAGACCACGTGAAAATACCTCCAAAGTTGATCATAATAGAGGTAGGAGAGTAGCTGAGATGAGGTCCAGAATACCTAAACCTACAAAGTCACAGAATGTTGCAGCTAACAGTGTTCCTGACAAGGATTCCTTGCCCATGTCCATTCCAAATTCTGGTGTTTCCGAAAGGAGTTTTACTTTTGCGGAAAGTAACACAAGCACTTCGAACACCAAGAAGCCCACTGTCGAAAAAAATAATTCTGTGTTGGGCACGGGCCTTAGAACTGAAGTTCCTTCTGTTTCTGAAATGCAAGCTGCATCTACTGATCCTACTTCCAAGCAGAATGTGTCCACTAACAATCGAGCTAAAAGGAAATATGTTCCTGCTGTGGGTAACGTGAACAGAAGTACACTAAGAACCTCTGAAAAGACTAGTTCTGATTCTGGTGAGCCTCAAAGGACTAGTTCTGGTTCTGCTGAGCCCAGACGATCTAACCGGCGAATTCAGCCAACTTCGAGG TTACTAGAGGGTTTGCAAAGTTCCCTCATAATCTCCAAAGTTCCTGGCGAGAAGGTTCCGAGGAGCAATTACAGAAGTGCTTCGTCGAGAG GGAGAGCTCATGGCTGA